The window GCTGAGCGAATCCCTCTCGGAAGCCGTCGAGCGGGTCCTGCCCGAGCTGGAGCGCCGGCTGGTGCTTTGAAGAAGCCGGCGGCGCCGGGTTTCTCCGTTGAATCCCCCGGGGGTATCCGATACTATCCTGAAAAAGGCGGGCTTCCCGGCCCTTCCTTTCCGTGACGGCCCTTCCGAACAGACATGTTTCCATTTCGGGGCGAGGAGGATTTTCATGGCGATTCGAGTCGGAATCAACGGTTTTGGCCGCATCGGGCGCAACCTGTTCCGCGCCGGCGTCGATGACCCCGACGTTGAATTCGTGGCCGTCAACGACATCACCAGCCCCGCCACCCTCGCGCACCTGCTCAAGTACGACTCCGTCCACGGCCGCTTCAAGGGCAAGGTCGAGGCCGGCAAGGACTCCATCACCGTGAACGGAAAGCTCATCAAGGTCCTCTCCGAGCGCGACCCGGAGAAGCTGCCCTGGGGCCAGCTCGGGGTGCAGGTGGCGGTGGAGAGCACCGGCCTCTTCACCGACCGGAAGAGCGCCGAGAAGCACCTCAAGGCGGGCGCCAAGAAGGTGATCATCTCGGCCCCCGCCACGGACGAGGACATCACCATCGTCCTCGGCGTCAACGACGACAAGTACGACCCCGCCAAGCACAACATCATCTCCAACGCGAGCTGCACCACGAACTGCCTCGCCCCGGTGGCGAAGGTGCTCCACCAGAAGTTCGGCATCCGCCGCGGCCTGATGACGACGGCCCACTCCTACACAAACGATCAGCGGATCCTCGACCTGCCCCACAAGGATCTCCGCCGGGCCCGCTCCGCCGCCGTCAGCATGATCCCGACCTCGACGGGCGCGGCCAAGGCCGTCTCCCTGGTCCTCCCCGAGCTCAAGGGCAAGCTCGACGGCATGGCCATCCGGGTGCCCACCCAGGACGTCTCGGTGGTGGACCTCGTGGCCGAGGTGGACAAGGAGGTGACCGCCGAGGAGGTGAACGCCGCCTTCAAGGAGGCCGCGGGCAACTCGCTCAAAGGCATTCTGGAAGTCTCGGATGAGCCGCTCGTCTCCGTGGACTACATCGGGTCCCCCGCCTCCTCGATTGTGGACGCCCTCTCCACCAAGGTCATGGACAAGAAGATGGTGAAGGTGCTCTCCTGGTACGATAACGAATGGGGTTTCTCTTGCCGCATGATCGACCTGATCAAGAAGGTGGGCCGGGGACTCTAGGCGGCGCGGAGAGGACGGTGGAGAGGGATGCCATGGGCAACATCACCAGCGCGATCGAGAACGGCGCCTCGAAGCTAACGGTCGAGGACGTGGAGGTGGCCGGCAAGCGCGTCCTCCTGCGGGTGGACT of the Candidatus Tectomicrobia bacterium genome contains:
- the gap gene encoding type I glyceraldehyde-3-phosphate dehydrogenase, encoding MAIRVGINGFGRIGRNLFRAGVDDPDVEFVAVNDITSPATLAHLLKYDSVHGRFKGKVEAGKDSITVNGKLIKVLSERDPEKLPWGQLGVQVAVESTGLFTDRKSAEKHLKAGAKKVIISAPATDEDITIVLGVNDDKYDPAKHNIISNASCTTNCLAPVAKVLHQKFGIRRGLMTTAHSYTNDQRILDLPHKDLRRARSAAVSMIPTSTGAAKAVSLVLPELKGKLDGMAIRVPTQDVSVVDLVAEVDKEVTAEEVNAAFKEAAGNSLKGILEVSDEPLVSVDYIGSPASSIVDALSTKVMDKKMVKVLSWYDNEWGFSCRMIDLIKKVGRGL